One region of Chlorogloeopsis sp. ULAP01 genomic DNA includes:
- a CDS encoding LemA family protein: MNNQEKRIPEEIAPEVLELASRYYANHTQSYSPSELVAAGKEVDIPAEFIEQAIRDVQARHRQQQEKQQRLAHLRQRLLIIGAGVVTALAVWIGWTYNSIQSSSSRVEAAWAQVENQLQRRADLIPNLVNVTQAYAKQEKELVFLLERSRQAYLQADTPNEKAAATVQINQAIDRFRNYATANPQLKSSQLFINLQYELSGTENRLAVERMRYNQAVQAYNQKIQSFPNSVVANTFGFEKQEYFQATNTDVPKVFKE; the protein is encoded by the coding sequence ATGAATAATCAAGAAAAGAGAATTCCCGAAGAGATTGCCCCAGAAGTGCTAGAGTTAGCCTCGCGCTACTATGCCAATCACACCCAAAGTTACTCGCCTTCTGAATTGGTAGCAGCAGGAAAAGAAGTGGATATTCCTGCCGAGTTTATTGAGCAAGCCATCCGAGATGTGCAGGCAAGGCACCGACAACAGCAAGAAAAACAACAACGATTAGCACATCTGCGTCAAAGATTGTTGATAATTGGTGCAGGAGTAGTAACTGCATTGGCTGTTTGGATTGGTTGGACTTACAATTCTATCCAAAGCAGTAGCTCCAGAGTTGAAGCAGCTTGGGCGCAAGTAGAAAATCAACTCCAGCGCCGTGCTGATTTAATCCCCAATCTTGTGAACGTGACACAAGCTTATGCCAAACAGGAAAAAGAATTAGTCTTTTTATTAGAGCGATCGCGTCAGGCTTATTTGCAAGCAGACACTCCCAACGAAAAAGCCGCCGCGACAGTGCAAATTAATCAAGCTATTGACCGCTTCCGCAATTATGCCACTGCCAATCCCCAATTGAAATCTAGCCAATTATTTATCAATCTTCAGTATGAGTTAAGCGGTACTGAAAATCGCCTCGCCGTAGAGCGAATGCGCTATAACCAGGCAGTGCAAGCTTACAATCAAAAAATTCAAAGTTTTCCCAACTCGGTTGTAGCTAATACTTTTGGGTTTGAAAAGCAGGAATATTTTCAAGCTACAAATACTGATGTTCCCAAAGTTTTTAAGGAGTAA
- a CDS encoding DUF1802 family protein, translating to MSETVLLDTVLCLPDVDIEALIKGRIIAVMPGRFINLGRQFALCPNDISINSQPHEQYYHSSFLSFAQIALAKLDSEKNLIKAWAKCEGCNMFTLESFDALSKLSIWTKQGLQHKLGQRPHIFLVYLRVYLLPKPIEISTHSQYSLFLPLPASLSVPDTAPILSDRIFAQRKHQLENLQPPLHPELEELQCALASLAITNPTAKLLDEDIRVFLGWSNSKQIKQPSTNLAWINDIAFLGNRSKEQDEGKSNYQAGTDFEKIVRKSLEYLGFTVDEFHRGGAGGIDIFCSQPYPLVGECKAGKKIPNDTAVQLLNLGTLRLQNQELLKQAIKLIIGPGEPTTQLKEAAKVHSMAIINPETLEKLVQLESNYRNSVDLFKLKTYLKAGSSDQEVEKYLDQVYKEISLRSHLIQLVKKHQVNTGDENVEVATLYGAYGYSSPPQALSREEMHEILIELSSPLTGYLGRIKGTDWKSDRFYFLRDLPITSIS from the coding sequence ATGAGCGAAACTGTTTTACTTGATACTGTCTTATGTTTACCAGATGTCGATATTGAAGCATTAATAAAAGGGCGAATAATTGCTGTAATGCCAGGGAGATTCATTAATTTGGGGCGGCAATTTGCCCTTTGTCCCAATGATATATCGATTAACTCACAACCCCATGAACAGTATTATCATTCAAGTTTTTTGTCCTTTGCTCAAATAGCTTTAGCCAAATTAGACTCTGAAAAGAATTTGATTAAGGCTTGGGCTAAGTGTGAAGGTTGCAATATGTTTACTCTTGAATCCTTCGATGCCTTGTCAAAGTTGAGCATTTGGACAAAGCAAGGATTACAGCATAAACTTGGTCAGCGACCTCATATTTTTCTAGTTTACCTGCGCGTCTATTTGCTACCTAAACCAATTGAGATTTCAACGCACTCACAATATAGTTTGTTTCTACCTTTACCTGCTTCCCTAAGTGTTCCTGATACAGCACCTATTTTAAGCGATCGCATCTTTGCCCAACGCAAACATCAACTAGAAAATTTACAACCTCCACTCCATCCTGAATTAGAAGAATTACAATGTGCTTTAGCTTCCCTTGCGATTACTAATCCAACCGCTAAACTGCTAGATGAGGATATTCGAGTATTTTTAGGTTGGAGTAATAGCAAACAGATTAAACAACCTAGTACAAATTTAGCTTGGATTAATGATATTGCATTTTTAGGTAATCGTAGTAAAGAACAAGATGAAGGTAAAAGCAATTATCAAGCAGGAACAGATTTTGAAAAAATAGTTCGTAAGAGCCTAGAATATTTAGGATTTACAGTTGATGAATTTCATAGAGGTGGCGCAGGCGGTATAGATATATTTTGTTCCCAACCCTATCCTTTAGTTGGAGAATGCAAAGCGGGTAAAAAGATACCTAATGATACTGCTGTACAATTACTGAATTTAGGAACACTTCGCTTACAAAATCAAGAATTATTGAAACAAGCAATCAAATTAATTATTGGCCCTGGCGAACCGACAACGCAACTGAAAGAAGCAGCAAAAGTACACAGTATGGCTATTATTAATCCAGAAACATTAGAAAAACTTGTACAACTAGAAAGCAATTACCGTAATTCGGTAGATTTATTTAAACTCAAAACATATTTAAAAGCTGGAAGTTCCGATCAAGAAGTTGAAAAATATCTTGACCAAGTTTACAAAGAAATTAGTCTGCGATCACACTTAATTCAACTCGTGAAAAAGCATCAAGTAAATACAGGAGATGAAAATGTTGAAGTTGCTACTCTTTACGGAGCGTACGGTTATTCAAGTCCACCTCAAGCTCTCAGTCGTGAAGAAATGCACGAAATTCTCATCGAACTTTCATCACCCTTAACAGGCTACTTAGGACGAATTAAAGGTACTGATTGGAAGAGCGATCGCTTTTATTTCCTCCGCGATTTACCAATAACTAGCATTTCCTAA
- a CDS encoding N-acyl-D-glucosamine 2-epimerase yields MNKIEFSFSDLIAGYVTQFDKTKDAFGLKTSDNREFLVQLTPTVFAELIRNLGEAYRDATAQMREMLVPGRFVFVYGVFYPDAENSEQNFEAKHIVFLGRTENEYLFEKQNWWIKQVRELAEFYIKAEFGDGEIDYSQYRTNLTITGDKQKSGRQETDTISRLVYGFASAYLLTGDDHFLEAAEKGTKYLREHMRFRDESEGICYWYHAVDIKEDGSEQKIFASEFGDDYDAIPCYEQIYALAGPTQTYRITGDSRIIRDIKATVNLFHRFFKDKTQKGGYYSHIDPITLSPYSESLGRNRAKKNWNSVGDHAPAYLINLWLATGEQEYADFLEYTFDTIATYFPDYSNSPFVQEKFNDDWSKDYQTVQQNRAIVGHNLKIAWNLTRMHSLKAKETYKDFAEKIGHIIPSVGCDRQRGGWYDMVERVLAPGQKFHRLVWHDRKAWWQQEQGILAYYIMAGVYKDPNFIQFAREGAAFYNAYFLDTDSGGVYFNVLANGQPYALGTERGKGSHSMAGYHSFELCYLAAIYTNLLINKEPMDFFFKPQPGGFPDNILRVQPDILPPGSIRIDEVWINGHKYIDFDAEALTIKLPTDQTEIKIRVRIIPADIDFDADLMEVTDGVAKINMAGSLEPSMLKYLKEELEKAHGVTGVVLNMEDLKSISDESLRYLAFYKQKAGGNFSITISGAQGAVKEAIEQSELNEEVSLV; encoded by the coding sequence ATGAATAAAATAGAATTTTCCTTCTCAGACTTAATTGCTGGGTATGTTACCCAATTCGACAAGACTAAAGACGCCTTTGGTTTAAAAACCTCCGATAATCGAGAGTTTTTAGTCCAATTAACCCCCACTGTCTTTGCCGAACTCATACGTAACTTGGGAGAGGCGTATCGCGATGCCACTGCCCAGATGCGAGAAATGCTGGTGCCAGGACGATTTGTATTTGTCTACGGCGTCTTCTACCCAGATGCGGAAAACAGCGAGCAAAATTTTGAAGCCAAGCACATTGTTTTTTTAGGCCGTACCGAGAACGAGTATTTATTTGAAAAGCAAAACTGGTGGATAAAACAGGTGCGGGAGTTAGCCGAATTCTACATTAAAGCCGAGTTTGGCGACGGCGAAATTGACTACTCCCAATACCGTACCAACTTGACGATCACAGGAGATAAGCAAAAATCTGGGCGTCAAGAAACGGATACGATCTCTCGTTTAGTTTATGGCTTTGCTTCTGCTTATTTACTGACTGGGGATGACCATTTCTTAGAAGCTGCCGAAAAAGGCACGAAATATTTGCGCGAACATATGCGCTTTCGTGACGAAAGCGAAGGTATTTGCTACTGGTATCATGCCGTTGACATTAAGGAGGACGGCAGCGAGCAAAAAATCTTTGCCTCTGAGTTTGGTGATGATTACGATGCTATTCCTTGCTACGAGCAGATTTACGCTTTGGCTGGCCCTACTCAAACTTACCGGATTACAGGCGATTCCCGGATAATACGTGATATTAAGGCAACAGTCAACTTATTTCACCGCTTTTTCAAAGACAAAACTCAAAAAGGTGGTTACTACTCTCACATCGATCCAATTACCCTTAGTCCCTATAGCGAGTCTTTAGGACGAAATCGGGCTAAAAAGAATTGGAACTCTGTTGGTGATCATGCTCCTGCCTATTTGATTAATCTCTGGCTTGCCACTGGCGAACAAGAATACGCTGACTTTTTGGAATATACCTTTGACACGATCGCAACTTACTTCCCCGACTATAGCAATAGTCCTTTTGTGCAAGAGAAGTTCAATGATGACTGGTCAAAAGATTACCAGACAGTACAGCAAAATCGAGCAATTGTAGGACACAACCTAAAAATTGCCTGGAATTTGACACGGATGCATAGCCTCAAGGCAAAAGAAACATATAAAGATTTTGCTGAAAAAATTGGTCATATTATCCCTAGCGTGGGTTGCGATCGCCAGCGCGGTGGTTGGTATGACATGGTAGAACGGGTATTAGCTCCAGGTCAAAAATTTCATCGCCTTGTCTGGCACGATCGCAAGGCTTGGTGGCAACAAGAGCAAGGAATTCTAGCCTACTACATCATGGCTGGTGTTTATAAAGATCCTAATTTCATCCAGTTTGCTAGAGAAGGTGCTGCTTTTTATAACGCGTACTTCTTGGATACTGATTCTGGTGGTGTCTATTTCAACGTTTTGGCCAATGGACAACCCTACGCACTTGGTACTGAACGCGGTAAGGGCAGTCACTCAATGGCAGGTTATCACTCTTTTGAGTTGTGCTACCTGGCTGCTATTTATACCAACTTGCTGATTAATAAGGAACCAATGGATTTCTTCTTCAAGCCCCAGCCCGGAGGTTTTCCAGACAATATCTTGCGTGTACAGCCAGATATTCTGCCACCCGGTAGTATTCGGATTGATGAAGTATGGATTAACGGACATAAATATATTGATTTTGATGCCGAAGCATTGACAATCAAATTACCAACCGATCAGACGGAAATAAAAATTAGGGTGCGGATAATACCTGCCGATATTGATTTCGATGCCGATCTGATGGAAGTAACTGATGGGGTTGCGAAGATTAACATGGCTGGCTCTCTAGAGCCAAGTATGTTGAAGTATCTCAAAGAAGAACTGGAAAAAGCTCATGGAGTTACAGGTGTTGTCTTAAATATGGAAGATCTCAAGTCAATTTCTGATGAGAGTTTGCGATATCTTGCTTTTTATAAACAAAAAGCAGGTGGTAATTTTAGCATTACAATTTCAGGCGCTCAAGGAGCAGTGAAAGAAGCGATCGAGCAAAGTGAACTGAATGAAGAAGTCAGTTTAGTTTGA
- a CDS encoding TPM domain-containing protein: protein MKFNLLKPKRFFLVSLFSCAIFVSPLSTLAVTVKEVPNPRQQDGGWVTDMAGILSQQTEAEINQMISQLEAKHGTEIAVVTVPQTTPSGSVKKFATELFNDWAIGKKGQDNGVLFLISVGDRRVEIETGYGVEAILPDAKVGNIIDTQIIPRFKQGDFEGGTLAGTKALVLILEGDRSSSTNQVTTPNRENGSTVETSADPPILWGFLAGGGILVLAIAGAAHLKRRPQKILIAPQGHSRKLDGNYTFLCADCQKPMEKVDETTVQSYLSKPEKTAQKLGSVRFEGWKCPNCSHKLTGSGFHIVAQQSHSSRFKKCPHCQELTVTRSEQIVRPATQYNSGRRLITDDCHSCAYHHQQEEIIPRLPPPPPPPPPSTWGGYSGGGFSGGGGGSFGGGSSGGGGAGGSW, encoded by the coding sequence ATGAAATTTAATTTACTAAAACCAAAACGCTTTTTTTTGGTAAGTTTATTTTCCTGTGCCATATTTGTTTCTCCCCTTTCTACTTTGGCTGTGACTGTCAAAGAAGTTCCGAATCCCCGGCAGCAGGATGGTGGATGGGTAACTGATATGGCTGGAATTCTCAGCCAACAGACAGAAGCCGAAATTAATCAGATGATTTCTCAGTTGGAAGCAAAACATGGCACGGAAATAGCCGTGGTAACTGTGCCACAAACAACTCCTAGTGGTTCTGTCAAAAAATTTGCCACCGAACTGTTTAATGATTGGGCAATTGGCAAGAAAGGACAAGATAACGGTGTATTATTCTTGATTTCAGTAGGCGATCGCCGTGTGGAAATTGAGACTGGTTACGGCGTGGAAGCAATTTTGCCAGATGCGAAAGTGGGCAATATTATCGATACCCAAATCATTCCCCGCTTCAAACAAGGAGACTTTGAAGGTGGTACGCTGGCAGGAACAAAAGCACTAGTACTTATTTTAGAGGGCGATCGCTCATCATCCACAAACCAAGTCACAACTCCAAATCGGGAAAATGGCTCAACTGTAGAAACAAGTGCAGATCCCCCGATTTTATGGGGATTTTTAGCCGGAGGTGGAATATTAGTATTAGCGATCGCAGGTGCCGCTCATCTCAAACGACGTCCTCAAAAAATTTTGATTGCACCACAAGGGCATAGTCGCAAACTTGACGGTAATTACACTTTTTTGTGTGCTGATTGCCAAAAGCCAATGGAAAAAGTAGACGAAACCACAGTTCAATCATATTTAAGCAAACCAGAAAAAACAGCACAAAAACTAGGTAGTGTTAGATTTGAGGGTTGGAAATGTCCCAATTGCAGTCATAAGCTAACTGGTAGTGGTTTTCATATAGTCGCTCAACAGTCTCATTCTTCTCGATTTAAGAAATGTCCTCACTGTCAAGAATTAACTGTCACCCGCTCTGAGCAGATTGTTAGACCAGCTACACAATATAATTCTGGAAGACGACTAATTACTGATGACTGTCATAGTTGTGCTTATCACCATCAGCAAGAGGAAATAATTCCTCGCCTGCCTCCGCCTCCTCCGCCTCCTCCTCCAAGCACTTGGGGTGGCTATAGTGGCGGCGGCTTTAGTGGTGGCGGTGGTGGTAGTTTTGGTGGTGGCAGTAGCGGTGGCGGTGGTGCTGGTGGTAGTTGGTAA
- a CDS encoding ABC transporter ATP-binding protein produces the protein MRNRRQKRNALRQSLAIFRYSGRAIALVWTTSRVLTVSLAILTLVAGLLPAAVAYIGKLIVDAVIFASQNQVDSYRPLLYVGLEATAVALLTGSQRGLTVCQSLLRVLLGQRVNELILEKAMSLELTQFEDSEFYDKMTNARREASIRPLSLVTRTFGLVQSALSLLTYGALLVQFSIWAVVVLILAAMPAFVAETKFAGEAFRLFRWRAPETRQQHYLETLIAREDFAKEVKLYQLGEMLLERYRDIFYQLYDEDRNLTIRRGQWGYLLSLLSTAAFYVAYAWIVIETVAGRISLGDMTMYLTVFRQGQTTFSGMLTSIGGMYEDNLYLSNLYEFLEEEVPKPQGKATKGINPKDGIRFENVTFTYPGSLQPALKNISFHLKRGDKLAIVGENGSGKTTLIKLLTRLYNPDSGRIRFEGLDLQEWDVDVLRRRIGVIFQNFVRYQFTVGENIGVGDVEHVEEKDLWEIAAEKGMAQPFIEKLPAGFSTQLGKWFKGGQELSGGQWQKIALARAFMRTNADILVLDEPTSAMDAQAEYEIFNHFRTLTKNQMVILISHRFSTVRMADKILVIEAGEVVEEGTHEELLQAKGRYARLFYLQAAGYQ, from the coding sequence ATGAGGAATCGTCGTCAAAAACGTAACGCCCTGCGTCAATCCCTAGCGATATTCCGCTATAGTGGGCGAGCGATCGCTTTAGTTTGGACTACTAGCCGTGTCCTAACTGTTAGTCTTGCGATTTTAACTTTAGTGGCTGGTCTTTTACCAGCAGCTGTAGCCTATATCGGCAAGTTAATTGTCGATGCAGTAATTTTCGCTTCTCAAAATCAAGTTGATAGCTATCGTCCCTTACTATATGTGGGATTGGAAGCAACTGCTGTTGCCTTACTCACAGGTAGCCAAAGAGGGCTAACAGTTTGTCAGTCACTGTTGCGGGTATTACTCGGACAACGGGTGAATGAACTTATTTTAGAAAAAGCAATGAGTCTAGAACTTACGCAGTTTGAAGACTCGGAGTTTTACGATAAAATGACCAATGCCCGGCGAGAAGCTTCCATTCGCCCTCTCTCGTTAGTAACTCGCACCTTTGGCTTGGTACAAAGCGCCCTTTCACTTCTTACCTACGGGGCTTTGTTGGTGCAATTTTCGATTTGGGCAGTAGTGGTACTAATTTTGGCAGCAATGCCCGCATTTGTTGCGGAAACAAAATTTGCGGGGGAAGCTTTTCGCTTATTTCGCTGGCGTGCGCCGGAAACTCGTCAGCAGCATTATCTAGAAACTTTGATTGCTAGAGAAGACTTCGCCAAAGAAGTTAAACTCTATCAACTCGGTGAAATGTTGCTGGAACGTTATCGCGACATCTTCTATCAACTTTATGACGAAGACCGCAATTTAACAATCCGGCGGGGGCAGTGGGGATACTTGCTGAGTTTGTTGAGTACTGCCGCTTTTTACGTAGCATATGCTTGGATTGTCATAGAAACTGTGGCGGGAAGAATTTCTTTGGGAGATATGACGATGTATCTCACCGTGTTTCGCCAAGGGCAAACTACTTTTTCTGGTATGCTGACTTCCATTGGCGGAATGTATGAGGACAATCTCTATCTTTCCAATCTCTACGAATTTCTAGAAGAGGAAGTACCAAAACCACAGGGGAAAGCAACCAAAGGCATCAATCCCAAAGATGGTATTCGCTTTGAGAATGTCACATTTACTTATCCGGGAAGTTTGCAACCTGCCTTGAAAAATATTTCTTTCCACCTCAAACGCGGAGATAAATTAGCCATTGTTGGCGAAAACGGTTCTGGTAAGACTACTTTAATTAAACTCTTGACTAGACTTTACAATCCTGATTCCGGACGCATCCGCTTTGAGGGTTTGGATTTGCAAGAATGGGATGTGGATGTATTGCGGCGTCGTATCGGTGTAATTTTCCAGAACTTTGTCCGTTACCAATTTACGGTAGGGGAGAATATCGGTGTGGGCGATGTGGAACACGTCGAAGAAAAGGATCTGTGGGAAATTGCTGCCGAAAAGGGTATGGCACAACCTTTTATTGAAAAATTGCCCGCAGGTTTTAGCACTCAGTTAGGTAAATGGTTCAAAGGAGGGCAGGAACTTTCGGGAGGACAATGGCAGAAAATTGCCTTGGCTCGTGCTTTTATGCGGACTAACGCAGATATCTTGGTTTTGGATGAACCGACATCAGCGATGGATGCGCAAGCTGAGTATGAGATTTTCAATCACTTTCGGACTTTAACGAAAAATCAGATGGTGATTTTAATTTCTCACCGTTTTTCTACAGTGCGGATGGCTGACAAAATTTTGGTGATTGAAGCTGGGGAAGTCGTAGAAGAGGGAACTCATGAGGAGTTGTTGCAGGCTAAAGGTAGGTATGCCAGGCTGTTTTATTTGCAAGCGGCGGGATATCAGTAA
- a CDS encoding P-loop NTPase fold protein, giving the protein MTSIAITAQQGVGKTHILSRIRHRLKVNGSALFVYAGVNNYTDLNLVKYQFQQTLADSLSNTGSQGVMQWQEVAAAMANEGFKAIDSNFSSLSPQRLIERFDKVYTSWSARNKNLMDRLTKEVLKTKPNTDPYIVRAILWTLSETQVSFAIKWLSGDELANSNADILGLPNTRKEAQDRESEALKIVQQILNLVSYYNSVVICFDEIDVENNCSNDGLTTPQIIADLVKRLHDTLEQSELGKGIVILTVMLPDTWTNKVNLMPGGTPDRISKYTQRKPIDLKTLDGNSMLGLVTLWLKDFYETRDLKSHDPLYPFQESELRKYGKHGLTVREALKWCAENFKVDDEILPEEPLERFYLALERESKVDTGNYLDEKYNSLIADALSFGFQSLKGQKLGGKTSTGEKLEQVTIEDVVDIEPKSQNQGWINFKVIGKEKDKIFKIGVAVLQYSHGRAVGTGMWRLIEYQTFDITRGCLVRSKTNEKRIRKNWDSYIYLKKLVEELGGEHVDLKVEEIQELIHLYSVYQKCEYYKLNEKQVLEFSQQLTCENPLLLEILSNPSGHIDEEAIEREELLKDFLNPSSIEDADNLDDLSELLN; this is encoded by the coding sequence GTGACATCAATTGCTATAACTGCTCAACAAGGAGTAGGTAAAACTCACATACTTAGTCGCATTCGTCATCGGTTGAAAGTCAATGGAAGTGCTTTATTTGTATATGCAGGTGTTAATAACTACACAGATTTAAATCTGGTTAAATACCAATTTCAACAAACTTTAGCTGATAGTCTCAGCAATACTGGTAGTCAAGGGGTGATGCAGTGGCAAGAAGTGGCGGCAGCGATGGCAAATGAAGGCTTTAAAGCCATCGATTCCAACTTTTCAAGTCTTTCTCCCCAACGACTGATTGAAAGATTTGATAAAGTATATACAAGTTGGTCAGCTAGGAACAAGAATTTGATGGACAGGCTGACCAAAGAAGTTCTCAAAACAAAACCAAATACAGATCCCTACATTGTTAGGGCTATTTTGTGGACGCTTTCAGAAACTCAGGTGTCTTTTGCAATTAAATGGTTATCTGGGGATGAGTTAGCAAATTCTAATGCTGATATTCTAGGATTACCTAATACTAGAAAAGAAGCTCAAGATAGAGAATCCGAAGCCCTTAAAATTGTTCAGCAAATACTAAATTTAGTAAGTTACTATAATTCTGTTGTTATTTGTTTTGACGAAATAGATGTAGAAAATAATTGTAGTAATGATGGCTTAACAACTCCACAAATAATTGCTGATTTAGTAAAGCGTCTACATGATACTCTTGAACAGTCTGAACTTGGTAAAGGTATTGTTATTCTCACAGTCATGCTACCTGATACATGGACAAATAAGGTTAATTTAATGCCTGGTGGTACGCCTGACAGAATTTCAAAATATACGCAAAGAAAACCGATAGATTTAAAAACTCTTGATGGTAATTCTATGCTTGGATTAGTCACCCTGTGGTTGAAAGATTTTTATGAGACAAGAGATTTAAAATCTCATGACCCACTCTATCCGTTTCAAGAAAGTGAACTAAGAAAATATGGTAAACATGGACTAACCGTGAGAGAAGCTTTGAAATGGTGTGCTGAGAACTTTAAGGTTGATGATGAGATACTACCAGAAGAACCATTGGAACGATTTTATCTAGCTTTAGAAAGGGAGAGTAAGGTAGACACTGGAAATTATCTAGATGAAAAATATAATTCCCTGATTGCTGATGCTTTGTCTTTTGGTTTCCAGAGCTTGAAAGGACAGAAATTAGGGGGTAAAACTTCTACAGGCGAGAAATTAGAACAAGTCACAATTGAAGATGTTGTTGATATTGAACCAAAGTCACAAAATCAAGGTTGGATAAACTTTAAAGTAATTGGTAAGGAGAAAGATAAGATTTTCAAAATAGGTGTTGCTGTTCTCCAATATTCACATGGAAGAGCGGTAGGAACTGGGATGTGGCGTTTAATTGAATATCAGACATTCGATATAACACGAGGTTGCTTAGTTCGTTCTAAAACCAATGAAAAAAGGATTCGTAAAAATTGGGATTCTTACATTTATCTCAAAAAACTTGTAGAAGAATTGGGTGGAGAACATGTGGATCTGAAAGTAGAGGAAATCCAAGAGCTGATTCACCTTTATTCTGTTTATCAAAAATGTGAGTACTATAAACTAAATGAAAAACAAGTTTTAGAGTTTTCTCAGCAATTAACTTGCGAAAATCCTTTGTTACTCGAAATTTTAAGCAATCCTTCTGGTCATATAGATGAAGAAGCTATAGAGAGAGAAGAACTATTAAAGGATTTCCTTAATCCTTCTAGTATTGAAGATGCAGATAACTTAGATGATTTAAGTGAGTTGTTGAATTAA
- a CDS encoding methyltransferase domain-containing protein produces the protein MQNNQQQHQHLSIVDSLLMQMFGRPKGILGRLGGFILAHTKRDFTEWAINLLEVQPDDKVLEVGFGPGVGIEILAATVSRGYIAGVDYSKEMVKQARVRNAKAIETGVVELEYGSVEKLPFADDTFDKALAINSMQVWPDVMVGLREIWRVMKGGGKIALGFTSHSGQSSTGLTEMLTTAGFTEAHLVETDQGFCALATK, from the coding sequence ATGCAAAATAACCAGCAGCAACACCAGCATTTAAGTATTGTAGACAGTCTTTTGATGCAAATGTTTGGACGACCCAAAGGTATACTAGGTCGGTTAGGAGGTTTCATTTTAGCTCACACAAAGCGTGATTTCACTGAGTGGGCAATTAATCTCCTTGAAGTTCAGCCGGATGACAAAGTGCTAGAAGTTGGATTTGGCCCTGGGGTGGGGATTGAGATTCTAGCAGCTACGGTTTCAAGAGGGTATATTGCGGGCGTTGACTATTCAAAAGAAATGGTTAAGCAAGCCAGAGTGCGGAATGCAAAAGCGATTGAGACAGGCGTAGTCGAACTTGAGTATGGTTCAGTTGAAAAACTACCGTTTGCAGATGACACATTTGATAAAGCTTTAGCGATCAATTCTATGCAAGTTTGGCCAGATGTGATGGTTGGACTGCGGGAAATATGGCGGGTGATGAAGGGTGGTGGCAAGATTGCACTTGGGTTTACTTCTCATTCTGGGCAATCGAGTACAGGATTAACCGAAATGCTCACAACGGCTGGTTTTACTGAGGCACATTTGGTAGAGACAGATCAAGGTTTCTGTGCGCTGGCAACCAAATAA